A window of Terriglobales bacterium genomic DNA:
GTGAGCGGGAGCTGCGCCTGGCTGCTGCTGAAGAAGGCGAAGGTGACGAACCGCCGCTTGGCGGTGCGCCGGATGGCGCAGATGCCCATCACCAGCTCGCCGTCCTTGTGCATGGTCTGCCAGTCGAGGGTGCTGGGCTCGACCGTGTCCTGGGGATGGGTGTGGATGGTGCCCAGGATGTCGAAGCGGGGCTCGTCCTCGCCCTCGGTCATGGGATTCATATCGGAATCGATGTAGATGTCGCCTTTGTGAGCGGTGTGCTCCAGGTCGCGGAAGGCGAAGATGCGGGCTTGGGTGCCCGAGATGCGCCCCACGATCTGCTCGAAGATCTCCCGGGGATAGACCTTCAGCGCCCTCCGCTTGAAGGCGTCGAGCACCTTGCGGTCCACCACAACCTCCTCCAGGTCCGGCATGACGCCCTAACATTACAGCAAACGGGCCGGGGAACAAATGGAGTCGTGCTCGCCGGAGGGGCCTACTGTGCGGGGACGGCGGGCTTCATCAGTTCGATGTCGAGGGTGAT
This region includes:
- a CDS encoding Mov34/MPN/PAD-1 family protein; this translates as MPDLEEVVVDRKVLDAFKRRALKVYPREIFEQIVGRISGTQARIFAFRDLEHTAHKGDIYIDSDMNPMTEGEDEPRFDILGTIHTHPQDTVEPSTLDWQTMHKDGELVMGICAIRRTAKRRFVTFAFFSSSQAQLPLTISEAAGA